The Ammoniphilus sp. CFH 90114 nucleotide sequence AGTGTATTACTCGTTCTTATTCTTTACGTTTTTTAATTGAGTCATCTGTTGCCATACCGTTCCGCTTGCTTCCTCGCCTCTTTCTATTCTTTCCACAGCCATTCTGGCTTGTAAGCTAACTTCAAATTCCGAATCGTGAACAGCCTCTTTCAGGGCAACAAGTGCGGAAGCATCGCCTACCTCATAGAGAAAACGAGCTGCCCGCCAACGAACCAACTTATTAGAATCGTTAAGCATGGCTGACATGGGACCTATTGCCAATGGGTCTCCTATATCTGATAGTGCATCTCCAGCTCCGCCTGACAGCGGGTGATTGATCTTTTAAAGCCATAAATAAATAGGGTAAGCATTCCGGTTTTCCTATCATTCCTAAATATACAGTAGCCAGTCTACGAATGGACATTTTAGGATCTTTTATCGCTTGAGCGAGAATCGGAATATCGTCGATTGTCGGATTTATTCTTTCGAGAGCAGAAAATCTTACCTCCCAATCTGGGTGATGATGATCTAACTTAGAAGGTGATTCTTTTTCCTCCTGGTTCAGGTTAATCGGGGTTTGACTTATGGCTTGCGCGACAAGCTCTTGCAGACGCTGTTCCCCGTGAGTTGCGGACAGCTCATTTACTATGTCTTCTCCGACTTCCTTAAATGTACCGTAACGGAAACCGTAATTCTGCCATTCTCGTTCTTTAAGTAGATTCTCTGAAGCCATTTGTACAGCCATCACGGCTCTCCCGAATCTTTCTGGCAAGGAGAACCGCATTTCTTCGCCTTGGTTCATGATTTTCACTTGCATGGGTATACCCTTGAATGTTTGTACAAGAACCTCTACTTCACCAAAGGTGGTAGATGGAGATGTATCAGTCCTCTGATCGAGGGATAAAGCCTCGCCAAATACCACGCCTACTAGGGAAAGGATCTGTTTCCAATCTGCTTTGGGATGCCTTTCAAGGGCTATAAAATCGTGAACATGAAATACCCCCTCAACGCCTTCAATTTCTAAAAGCTTAGTGATATATTCAGGCGAATGATCTTGTTTCTTTGAAGTGAAATTCAAAGAGACACCAGTCGGTAGTGTTTTATCCATATTTAATTTCATTACATTAGGACTTGGGGTAGGTTCAATTGATAAGATTCTCAACTTGTCTCTCCTTCTTAGTCATTATTGTTATTCATTTACTTTCATTGTAACTCAATATCCCTTTCTAAATCATCTTT carries:
- a CDS encoding HEAT repeat domain-containing protein, which produces MAIGPMSAMLNDSNKLVRWRAARFLYEVGDASALVALKEAVHDSEFEVSLQARMAVERIERGEEASGTVWQQMTQLKNVKNKNE
- a CDS encoding virulence factor, translated to MRILSIEPTPSPNVMKLNMDKTLPTGVSLNFTSKKQDHSPEYITKLLEIEGVEGVFHVHDFIALERHPKADWKQILSLVGVVFGEALSLDQRTDTSPSTTFGEVEVLVQTFKGIPMQVKIMNQGEEMRFSLPERFGRAVMAVQMASENLLKEREWQNYGFRYGTFKEVGEDIVNELSATHGEQRLQELVAQAISQTPINLNQEEKESPSKLDHHHPDWEVRFSALERINPTIDDIPILAQAIKDPKMSIRRLATVYLGMIGKPECLPYLFMALKDQSPAVRRSWRCTIRYRRPIGNRSHVSHA